Proteins encoded in a region of the Nicotiana tomentosiformis chromosome 9, ASM39032v3, whole genome shotgun sequence genome:
- the LOC138891449 gene encoding DNA-directed RNA polymerase V subunit 7-like, with product MENGKTMWLIYCSIVLCLSYLISYLNCRDSMLCDFELLFNILVPNIDIKESGEVPGSVVIKHLLYYITRVRVTEDCGYFLRITKVKSIGNGKMYQKTIDSGKLTYSIKYIVFPVTFCVRSFLPKTGEVLVGIVYKVFSHGVILKCGPMQFVYLTVRKMPNYNYVSGENPFFLCDDHSRIENEVAVRFVVFAVRWNDNRRDFYVLASITGDCLGPISLNGLDGVEL from the coding sequence ATGGAAAACGGCAAGACGATGTGGCTGATTTATTGTAGCATTGTTCTCTGTCTTAGTTATCTTATTTCGTATTTGAACTGTAGGGACTCAATGCTGTGCGACTTTGAACTTCTCTTCAATATTCTAGTTCCTAATATAGATATAAAAGAAAGTGGAGAAGTCCCTGGAAGTGTTGTCATCAAGCATCTTTTGTACTACATCACTCGTGTGAGGGTTACAGAAGATTGCGGATATTTTCTCAGAATAACAAAAGTGAAGAGCATAGGCAATGGAAAGATGTACCAAAAAACAATAGACAGTGGAAAGTTGACGTACTCAATAAAATACATCGTTTTCCCAGTAACCTTCTGTGTTCGCTCCTTCTTACCAAAAACTGGGGAAGTCTTGGTCGGTATTGTCTACAAAGTTTTCAGCCATGGAGTCATTCTGAAATGTGGACCTATGCAGTTTGTTTATCTCACTGTTCGAAAGATGCCAAATTACAATTATGTTTCGGGTGAAAACCCATTCTTCTTATGTGATGATCACTCGAGGATTGAAAACGAAGTGGCTGTCCGATTTGTGGTGTTTGCTGTGAGATGGAATGATAATCGTAGGGATTTCTACGTTCTTGCAAGCATAACAGGTGATTGCCTTGGGCCAATTTCATTGAATGGATTAGATGGTGTAGAGCTGTAA